One Megalopta genalis isolate 19385.01 chromosome 5, iyMegGena1_principal, whole genome shotgun sequence DNA window includes the following coding sequences:
- the LOC117220475 gene encoding putative fatty acyl-CoA reductase CG5065 translates to MAASPSQSVSTWFEGRNVFVTGGSGFMGKVLIYKLLVSCPNLGNIFMLVRKKKDVDPQTRLLHMLQQEPFKSIKEKSPEKVKKLILVPGDTTMDGLALSTADKERLIKEVSVVFHMAANVKFDLTLKDAVRINTQGTMNVLKLAKQMTSLDSFVHVSTAYCHCHEPVLEERNYPVSVQPEVMIDTVNNLNEDVLVSMTPKLLEGQPNTYAFSKALSEDLVQRSGLPAAVARPSIVLASLKEPAPGWVENLNGPTGLMIGAGKGVIRTMLCNDKYFFNIVPCDIAINGIIAMAWKVGIEKPQEPIYMNVTNGAENPITWRSAIEMGKIHARNHPFSGILWYPGGSNTNSVAYHWIRVILFHLIPAYLLDGVIMLSGNKPFLVRVQQKVNAGIKIVHYYTTKEWKFRNDRMKELNQQLSSSDKEEFFMDIAAVSWNEFLLTYLLGIRKFTLKDDPSTLPRARQVMNYMYYADRFVKIAMALLLAWFVYSCMNMTRELAIAPFDVNEI, encoded by the exons ATGGCAGCTTCGCCGTCTCAATCGGTGTCGACGTGGTTCGAGGGTCGAAATGTGTTCGTCACCGGGGGCAGCGGTTTTATGGGCAAAGTTTTAATTTACAAGCTGCTGGtcagctgcccgaatctggggAACATCTTCATGCTGGTCCGAAAGAAGAAAGACGTTGACCCGCAGACCAGATTGCTGCACATGTTACAG CAAGAACCGTTCAAGTCGATCAAAGAGAAATCTCCGGAGAAGGTGAAGAAACTCATCCTGGTACCTGGCGACACCACAATGGACGGTCTCGCATTATCGACCGCCGATAAGGAACGACTGATTAAGGAAGTCAGCGTTGTCTTTCATATGGCGGCAAATGTGAAATTCGACCTGACGCTGAAGGATGCTGTGCGAATAAATACCCAGGGCACCATGAACGTCCTTAAACTCGCGAAGCAG ATGACGAGCTTGGATTCGTTCGTTCACGTTTCCACGGCGTATTGCCACTGCCACGAACCCGTGCTCGAGGAAAGAAACTATCCAGTATCGGTACAGCCCGAAGTCATGATAGACACCGTGAACAATCTGAACGAGGACGTGCTCGTTTCGATGACGCCGAAATTGCTGGAAGGCCAGCCGAACACTTACGCCTTCAGCAAAGCGCTCAGCGAGGATTTGGTCCAAAGATCCGGCCTGCCGGCAGCTGTTGCTAGACCTTCGATAG TGCTTGCATCATTGAAGGAACCAGCGCCCGGCTGGGTGGAGAACTTGAACGGGCCAACCGGTCTGATGATCGGAGCCGGCAAAGGCGTGATCAGGACCATGCTGTGTAACGACAAGTACTTCTTCAACATAGTTCCATGCGATATCGCGATCAACGGCATAATCGCCATGGCGTGGAAAGTCGGAATCGAGAAACCCCAGGAGCCGATATACATGAACGTGACGAACGGCGCCGAGAATCCGATCACTTGGCGGAGCGCCATCGAAATGGGCAAGATACACGCTAGGAACCATCCGTTCTCAG GGATTCTCTGGTATCCAGGTGGATCCAACACCAATTCGGTGGCGTATCACTGGATCCGTGTAATCTTGTTCCACCTTATACCGGCATACCTGCTGGACGGCGTGATCATGTTATCTGGAAACAAACCGTTTTTGGTACGAGTTCAGCAGAAAGTCAACGCTGGCATCAAAATAGTACATTACTACACGACCAAAGAATGGAAATTCCG AAACGACCGCATGAAGGAGCTGAACCAACAATTGAGCTCCTCGGACAAAGAAGAGTTCTTTATGGACATAGCAGCGGTTTCGTGGAACGAGTTTCTATTGACATACTTGTTAGGCATCCGAAAATTCACGTTGAAAGACGACCCGTCGACACTGCCGCGTGCGCGACAGGTCATGAACTACATGTACTACGCGGACAGATTTGTTAAGATCGCGATGGCATTGTTGTTAGCGTGGTTCGTTTATTCTTGCATGAACATGACCAGGGAACTCGCGATCGCTCCGTTCGACGTGAACGAGATTTAG